One Chanodichthys erythropterus isolate Z2021 chromosome 10, ASM2448905v1, whole genome shotgun sequence DNA segment encodes these proteins:
- the LOC137027986 gene encoding uncharacterized protein isoform X1, translating into MLKNKDIVCVFAVFALIVHGDAGVKFVPVKEGDSVSLNSDLTEMKDDDVIQWWFENRNTLIAEINETSDRFTVYDDVLDGRFRYRLKLDNQTGSLTITNTRTEHEGYYRLLINSVRKSFYLTFIDQISVTEGDSVTLDSDLTEINDDRIQWMFGDALIADSNKQDDRITVYDDVLDGRFKDRLKLNKQTGSLTITNITTEHVGHYKRLIGPSPLVKIFSVSVYDSGLSPAVVAGICVAVLLNVAGAAGLIYCCKRQARRGTDGAQ; encoded by the exons ATGCTGAAAAATAAGGATATTGTTTGTGTGTTCGCAGTGTTTGCACTCATCGTTCACG GTGATGCAGGAGTGAAGTTTGTGCCAGTGaaggagggagattcagtctcactgaactctgatcttactgaaaTGAAGGATGATGATGTGATTCAGTGGTGGTTTGAAAATAGAAACACTTTGATAGCTGAAATCAATGAAACGTCCGACAGATTCACTGtatatgatgatgttcttgatgggagattcagatacagactgaaactggacaatcaaactggatctctgaccatcacaaacaccagaaCTGAACATGAAGGATATTATAGACTACTGATCaacagtgtgagaaagagtttcTATCTCACTTTTATTG ATCAAATATCAGTGacggagggagattcagtcactctagactctgatcttactgaaaTAAACGATGATCGGATTCAGTGGATGTTTGGAGACGCTTTAATAGCTGACAGCAATAAACAGGACGACAGAATCACTGtatatgatgatgttcttgatgggagattcaaagacagactgaaactgaacaaacaaactggatctctgaccatcacaaacatcacaacTGAACATGTTGGACATTACAAACGATTGATAGGACCATCGCCATTAGTAAAAATATTCAGTGTTTCCGTATATG ATTCAGGTCTGTCTCCAGCTGTTGTAGCAGGAATATGTGTTGCTGTTTTGCTGAATGTTGCTGGAGCTGCTGGTTTAATTTACTGTTGCAAGCGTCAAGCAAGAAGAG GTACAGACGGAGCGCAGTGA
- the LOC137027986 gene encoding uncharacterized protein isoform X4: protein MLKNKDIVCVFAVFALIVHGDAGVKFVPVKEGDSVSLNSDLTEMKDDDVIQWWFENRNTLIAEINETSDRFTVYDDVLDGRFRYRLKLDNQTGSLTITNTRTEHEGYYRLLINSVRKSFYLTFIDQISVTEGDSVTLDSDLTEINDDRIQWMFGDALIADSNKQDDRITVYDDVLDGRFKDRLKLNKQTGSLTITNITTEHVGHYKRLIGPSPLVKIFSVSVYEFSGTNLSRGRGQQWCVLIGYRVFD, encoded by the exons ATGCTGAAAAATAAGGATATTGTTTGTGTGTTCGCAGTGTTTGCACTCATCGTTCACG GTGATGCAGGAGTGAAGTTTGTGCCAGTGaaggagggagattcagtctcactgaactctgatcttactgaaaTGAAGGATGATGATGTGATTCAGTGGTGGTTTGAAAATAGAAACACTTTGATAGCTGAAATCAATGAAACGTCCGACAGATTCACTGtatatgatgatgttcttgatgggagattcagatacagactgaaactggacaatcaaactggatctctgaccatcacaaacaccagaaCTGAACATGAAGGATATTATAGACTACTGATCaacagtgtgagaaagagtttcTATCTCACTTTTATTG ATCAAATATCAGTGacggagggagattcagtcactctagactctgatcttactgaaaTAAACGATGATCGGATTCAGTGGATGTTTGGAGACGCTTTAATAGCTGACAGCAATAAACAGGACGACAGAATCACTGtatatgatgatgttcttgatgggagattcaaagacagactgaaactgaacaaacaaactggatctctgaccatcacaaacatcacaacTGAACATGTTGGACATTACAAACGATTGATAGGACCATCGCCATTAGTAAAAATATTCAGTGTTTCCGTATATG AGTTTTCTGGCACAAATCTCTCGCGGGGGCGGGGTCAGCAGTGGTGTGTTCTCATTGGCTACCgagtttttgattga
- the LOC137027986 gene encoding uncharacterized protein isoform X2: MLKNKDIVCVFAVFALIVHGDAGVKFVPVKEGDSVSLNSDLTEMKDDDVIQWWFENRNTLIAEINETSDRFTVYDDVLDGRFRYRLKLDNQTGSLTITNTRTEHEGYYRLLINSVRKSFYLTFIDQISVTEGDSVTLDSDLTEINDDRIQWMFGDALIADSNKQDDRITVYDDVLDGRFKDRLKLNKQTGSLTITNITTEHVGHYKRLIGPSPLVKIFSVSVYEFSFMLLKFSFTISEFSGTNLSRGRGQQWCVLIGYRVFD; this comes from the exons ATGCTGAAAAATAAGGATATTGTTTGTGTGTTCGCAGTGTTTGCACTCATCGTTCACG GTGATGCAGGAGTGAAGTTTGTGCCAGTGaaggagggagattcagtctcactgaactctgatcttactgaaaTGAAGGATGATGATGTGATTCAGTGGTGGTTTGAAAATAGAAACACTTTGATAGCTGAAATCAATGAAACGTCCGACAGATTCACTGtatatgatgatgttcttgatgggagattcagatacagactgaaactggacaatcaaactggatctctgaccatcacaaacaccagaaCTGAACATGAAGGATATTATAGACTACTGATCaacagtgtgagaaagagtttcTATCTCACTTTTATTG ATCAAATATCAGTGacggagggagattcagtcactctagactctgatcttactgaaaTAAACGATGATCGGATTCAGTGGATGTTTGGAGACGCTTTAATAGCTGACAGCAATAAACAGGACGACAGAATCACTGtatatgatgatgttcttgatgggagattcaaagacagactgaaactgaacaaacaaactggatctctgaccatcacaaacatcacaacTGAACATGTTGGACATTACAAACGATTGATAGGACCATCGCCATTAGTAAAAATATTCAGTGTTTCCGTATATG agttttcatttatgcTTCTGAAGTTTTCATTTACAATCTCAGAGTTTTCTGGCACAAATCTCTCGCGGGGGCGGGGTCAGCAGTGGTGTGTTCTCATTGGCTACCgagtttttgattga
- the LOC137027986 gene encoding uncharacterized protein isoform X3: MLKNKDIVCVFAVFALIVHGDAGVKFVPVKEGDSVSLNSDLTEMKDDDVIQWWFENRNTLIAEINETSDRFTVYDDVLDGRFRYRLKLDNQTGSLTITNTRTEHEGYYRLLINSVRKSFYLTFIDQISVTEGDSVTLDSDLTEINDDRIQWMFGDALIADSNKQDDRITVYDDVLDGRFKDRLKLNKQTGSLTITNITTEHVGHYKRLIGPSPLVKIFSVSVYVFIYNLRVFWHKSLAGAGSAVVCSHWLPSF; the protein is encoded by the exons ATGCTGAAAAATAAGGATATTGTTTGTGTGTTCGCAGTGTTTGCACTCATCGTTCACG GTGATGCAGGAGTGAAGTTTGTGCCAGTGaaggagggagattcagtctcactgaactctgatcttactgaaaTGAAGGATGATGATGTGATTCAGTGGTGGTTTGAAAATAGAAACACTTTGATAGCTGAAATCAATGAAACGTCCGACAGATTCACTGtatatgatgatgttcttgatgggagattcagatacagactgaaactggacaatcaaactggatctctgaccatcacaaacaccagaaCTGAACATGAAGGATATTATAGACTACTGATCaacagtgtgagaaagagtttcTATCTCACTTTTATTG ATCAAATATCAGTGacggagggagattcagtcactctagactctgatcttactgaaaTAAACGATGATCGGATTCAGTGGATGTTTGGAGACGCTTTAATAGCTGACAGCAATAAACAGGACGACAGAATCACTGtatatgatgatgttcttgatgggagattcaaagacagactgaaactgaacaaacaaactggatctctgaccatcacaaacatcacaacTGAACATGTTGGACATTACAAACGATTGATAGGACCATCGCCATTAGTAAAAATATTCAGTGTTTCCGTATATG TTTTCATTTACAATCTCAGAGTTTTCTGGCACAAATCTCTCGCGGGGGCGGGGTCAGCAGTGGTGTGTTCTCATTGGCTACCgagtttttga